From the genome of Pelagicoccus sp. SDUM812003, one region includes:
- a CDS encoding CocE/NonD family hydrolase — protein MVLSIDRSNVFRIPARALLSLALTLLCQGIAAQSEQEPQFPEEVQILYHLPVKMRDGVALATDVYLPDGSGGPFPALFVRDMYGNGSQPVRQRYARLATANGYAFVYQVCRGRYDSEGHWYPYFQEINDGDDAISWIAKQDWSDGKVGMFGSSYLASVQWLAALNDNPALVAIAPSVSPGNYYRDVAYPGGAFSLLSRASWGIGLAGSRTNMTYPISWETSVDHLPLKTLDRSLGFNIRHFQDWLDHPSYDSYWRPLNLEERASEMSVPALNIGGWYDAFLRSTIGSYVTMTKEAKSERARENQRLVIGPWPHAWNQKTTTGDVDFGPNALLDWDSLHLDWFDAWLKGEELEEVAPVKIFVMGENVWRDEYEWPLARAVYTPYYFHEDGTMDAQPPEAEAMPRRYAYDPLDPVPTLGGNIMRAQVRGPRDQRPLDGRQDIVRFTTKAFEERMEITGPLTVNLYASSSAPDTDFMAKLVVVRPDGFSFNLADGVIRARYREGFETPKLVEPGAILHYEIDVWATSYVVQPGERLRVDITSSNFPRLNRNPNTGAPFGETTEMISAEQIIYLDAERPSHIVLPVIPTE, from the coding sequence ATGGTCCTGTCTATCGATCGTTCGAACGTCTTTCGAATTCCTGCTCGCGCTTTGCTTTCGCTCGCGCTCACGCTGCTCTGTCAAGGCATCGCCGCTCAAAGCGAGCAGGAGCCGCAGTTTCCAGAGGAGGTCCAGATCCTCTACCACCTTCCGGTGAAAATGCGTGACGGGGTGGCGTTGGCTACCGACGTGTATCTGCCGGACGGTTCGGGCGGCCCGTTTCCCGCATTGTTCGTGCGCGACATGTATGGCAACGGAAGCCAGCCCGTTCGCCAGCGCTACGCCCGCTTGGCCACTGCGAACGGCTACGCTTTCGTGTACCAAGTCTGTCGCGGCCGTTACGATTCCGAGGGGCATTGGTACCCTTATTTCCAGGAGATCAACGATGGCGACGACGCTATCAGCTGGATCGCGAAACAGGACTGGTCCGATGGAAAGGTCGGCATGTTCGGCAGCAGCTACTTAGCGTCCGTGCAATGGCTGGCGGCCTTGAACGACAATCCCGCCTTGGTGGCGATCGCCCCCTCGGTTAGCCCGGGAAACTACTATCGGGACGTGGCGTATCCCGGCGGGGCGTTTTCGCTGCTCAGCCGCGCCAGTTGGGGAATCGGGCTCGCGGGCAGTCGCACCAACATGACGTATCCAATTTCTTGGGAAACGTCAGTCGATCACCTGCCGCTAAAGACGCTCGATCGATCGCTAGGGTTTAACATCCGGCATTTTCAGGACTGGCTCGATCATCCGAGCTACGACAGCTACTGGCGACCGCTCAACTTGGAGGAACGTGCCAGCGAAATGTCGGTGCCGGCTCTCAATATCGGCGGTTGGTACGACGCGTTTCTGCGGAGCACGATTGGTAGTTATGTGACCATGACAAAGGAGGCGAAGTCCGAACGGGCCCGCGAAAATCAGCGGCTGGTGATCGGTCCGTGGCCGCATGCCTGGAATCAGAAAACGACGACGGGAGACGTCGACTTCGGGCCGAACGCTTTGCTTGACTGGGATTCGCTGCACCTCGACTGGTTCGACGCATGGCTGAAGGGGGAAGAGTTGGAGGAGGTCGCTCCGGTGAAGATTTTCGTGATGGGCGAAAACGTATGGCGTGACGAATACGAGTGGCCGCTCGCTCGCGCGGTCTACACTCCGTACTATTTTCATGAGGATGGCACCATGGACGCTCAGCCGCCAGAGGCGGAAGCGATGCCGAGGCGCTATGCTTACGATCCATTAGATCCGGTGCCAACCCTGGGCGGAAACATCATGCGGGCTCAGGTGCGCGGTCCGCGCGATCAGCGTCCTTTGGATGGGCGGCAGGACATCGTGCGCTTTACTACCAAGGCATTCGAAGAGAGGATGGAAATCACCGGTCCGCTGACGGTTAATCTCTACGCTAGTAGTTCCGCTCCGGATACGGACTTCATGGCGAAGCTAGTGGTGGTGCGACCGGATGGATTTAGTTTCAATCTAGCTGATGGCGTTATCCGAGCCCGCTATCGCGAAGGCTTCGAGACCCCGAAATTGGTCGAGCCCGGAGCGATCCTTCATTACGAGATCGACGTCTGGGCGACGAGTTACGTGGTGCAGCCGGGAGAGCGTTTGCGGGTAGATATCACCAGCAGCAATTTCCCGCGTTTGAATCGCAATCCTAACACGGGAGCCCCCTTCGGCGAGACCACGGAGATGATTTCTGCTGAACAAATCATCTACCTCGATGCGGAGCGACCGAGCCACATCGTGCTGCCGGTGATACCGACGGAGTAG
- the thiE gene encoding thiamine phosphate synthase, with amino-acid sequence MNRQLLRLYLVTDFPDRYPNGLLAGVEAALDGGATMVQYRAETGSGRELYETALALRNLLSERGVPLIINNRLDLALAVDADGLHLGQLDLPAFVARRLLGLEKILGLSITAREQLAEVDANAIDYLGVGPVFPTVSKDDAAPALGLEGLREIAKIIDLPIVAIGGIHEDNTSQIMQAGADGIAVVSVFSRNNDPAAVARRLRQRLD; translated from the coding sequence ATGAATCGGCAGCTGCTCCGCCTCTACCTCGTCACCGATTTTCCAGATCGCTACCCAAATGGTCTGCTGGCTGGCGTGGAGGCCGCCCTCGATGGAGGCGCGACCATGGTCCAGTACCGAGCCGAAACCGGCAGCGGCCGAGAGCTCTATGAAACCGCTCTCGCTCTGCGAAACCTCCTGAGCGAACGCGGCGTCCCGCTGATCATCAACAACCGTCTCGACCTCGCTCTGGCGGTCGACGCGGATGGCTTGCACCTTGGACAGCTCGATCTGCCCGCCTTCGTCGCCCGACGCCTGCTTGGCCTGGAAAAGATCCTCGGACTATCCATCACCGCTCGCGAACAGCTGGCGGAGGTCGATGCGAACGCGATCGACTACCTCGGCGTAGGACCGGTGTTTCCGACTGTCTCAAAAGACGATGCCGCCCCAGCGCTCGGACTGGAAGGGCTTCGCGAAATCGCCAAAATCATCGACCTGCCCATTGTCGCTATCGGCGGTATCCACGAGGACAATACCTCTCAGATCATGCAAGCCGGAGCTGACGGCATCGCGGTGGTATCGGTGTTTTCCAGAAACAACGATCCCGCCGCAGTGGCCCGGCGACTGCGGCAGCGACTGGACTAG
- the thiM gene encoding hydroxyethylthiazole kinase has translation MSDTIERAGRTLERIKSQSPLVHCLTNSVVKNVTANALLALGAAPAMVEDPVEASEFASIASALLINVGTLDTFQASSMQEAVVAANKAGTPWALDPVAVGPLSVRTQFAQGLLSQKPTLIRGNASEIIALSGRKSQGRGTDSGDSSEAAIEAAVSLISKTGGAVLATGPVDCAVDKNQRIACSNGHPLLTRVTGIGCAQGAIAAACLACADSPFDAAIAAALIVAIAGEIAAERAERPGSFQIAFLDALDELTPEVIAKRAKLS, from the coding sequence ATGTCGGATACCATAGAAAGAGCCGGACGAACGCTGGAGCGCATCAAAAGCCAAAGCCCTCTAGTGCATTGCCTTACCAATAGCGTGGTCAAGAACGTCACCGCCAACGCGCTGCTCGCCCTGGGAGCCGCGCCCGCCATGGTCGAGGATCCCGTGGAGGCCAGCGAGTTCGCCTCCATCGCCAGCGCCTTGCTGATCAATGTCGGCACGCTGGACACGTTTCAAGCGAGCAGCATGCAGGAAGCGGTGGTCGCGGCCAACAAAGCCGGCACGCCCTGGGCCCTTGATCCCGTGGCGGTCGGTCCCCTGTCCGTGCGCACCCAGTTCGCCCAAGGACTGCTCAGCCAGAAGCCAACCCTCATACGAGGAAACGCCTCCGAAATCATCGCCCTGAGCGGTCGAAAATCCCAAGGACGCGGCACCGATAGCGGCGACAGCTCCGAAGCCGCCATCGAAGCGGCGGTCAGCCTGATCTCCAAAACCGGCGGGGCTGTCCTGGCGACAGGTCCAGTCGACTGCGCGGTCGATAAAAACCAGCGCATCGCCTGTTCGAACGGGCACCCGTTGCTCACCCGCGTCACCGGCATAGGCTGCGCCCAAGGCGCCATCGCCGCGGCCTGCCTAGCCTGCGCCGATTCTCCTTTCGATGCCGCCATCGCCGCCGCCCTCATCGTAGCCATCGCAGGCGAAATCGCCGCCGAACGCGCCGAGCGCCCCGGCTCTTTTCAGATCGCTTTCCTCGACGCCCTCGACGAACTCACCCCGGAGGTCATCGCCAAGCGGGCGAAGCTCTCATGA
- a CDS encoding DEAD/DEAH box helicase: MPFATLGLRPEIADAVAAKGYTTPSPIQAKAIPAILAGHDVLGGAQTGTGKTAAFSLPLLHRLSQDSFKHKRPRALVLAPTRELAAQVHQSILDYGNQLNLRSGCFFGGVNINPQITALRRGIDILVATPGRLLDLCQRGEAQLGAVETLVLDEADRMLDMGFIHDIRKILKLLPTERQNLFFSATYAAEVKKLADSILRNPVEVEVAPRNSTADQVHQEAYSVGQKNKRSALAALIKDGDWQQTLVFTRTKHGANRLAKQLESDGITAAAIHGNKSQSARERALEDFKTNYIRVLVATDIAARGIDIVNLPHVVNYELPNVPEDYVHRIGRTGRAGKQGTAISLVSSEEEAYLVDIERLLKREISLRELSPKGVIGKQVHRIANPPKPKKTQQSNHPRPKPNRGQPAGQGGEQAGGGANKRRRSRRPRGSKPASSGPRSEPHGKPQNATSSASQAAPARPTRRNRRPRAHSL, from the coding sequence ATGCCATTCGCAACGCTCGGGCTACGCCCGGAAATCGCTGACGCTGTCGCCGCCAAAGGCTACACCACACCCTCCCCAATCCAGGCCAAAGCCATCCCTGCCATCCTCGCCGGACACGACGTGCTCGGCGGCGCCCAGACCGGCACCGGCAAGACCGCCGCCTTCAGCCTCCCGCTGCTGCACCGACTCTCCCAGGACAGCTTCAAGCACAAACGCCCACGGGCCCTGGTGCTCGCTCCCACTCGCGAGCTGGCCGCTCAGGTGCACCAGAGCATCCTCGACTACGGCAACCAGCTCAACCTGCGCTCGGGCTGCTTCTTCGGCGGGGTGAACATCAACCCGCAGATAACCGCCCTGCGCCGTGGCATCGACATCCTCGTGGCCACGCCCGGCCGCCTGCTCGACCTTTGCCAGCGCGGCGAAGCCCAGCTCGGCGCCGTCGAAACCTTGGTCCTCGACGAAGCCGACCGCATGCTCGACATGGGCTTCATCCACGATATCCGCAAGATCCTCAAGCTCCTGCCAACCGAGCGGCAAAACCTCTTCTTCTCCGCCACCTACGCCGCGGAAGTGAAGAAGCTGGCCGATTCCATCCTGCGCAATCCGGTCGAAGTGGAAGTCGCCCCGCGCAACTCCACCGCCGATCAGGTCCACCAGGAGGCCTACTCCGTGGGACAGAAAAACAAGCGCTCCGCCCTCGCCGCCCTCATCAAAGACGGCGACTGGCAGCAGACCCTGGTCTTCACCCGCACCAAGCACGGGGCCAACCGCTTGGCCAAACAGCTCGAATCCGACGGCATCACCGCCGCCGCCATCCACGGAAACAAGAGCCAATCAGCTCGCGAGCGGGCTCTGGAAGACTTCAAGACCAACTACATTCGCGTGCTGGTCGCCACCGACATCGCCGCCCGTGGCATCGACATCGTCAACCTGCCGCACGTGGTCAACTACGAGCTGCCCAACGTTCCCGAAGACTACGTGCACCGCATCGGCCGCACCGGTCGGGCCGGCAAGCAGGGCACCGCCATTTCCCTCGTCTCCAGCGAGGAGGAAGCCTACCTCGTGGACATCGAGAGACTGCTCAAGCGAGAAATCTCCCTGCGCGAGCTCAGCCCCAAAGGCGTCATTGGAAAGCAAGTGCACCGCATCGCCAATCCGCCCAAGCCCAAGAAGACCCAGCAAAGCAACCACCCGCGCCCCAAGCCCAACCGCGGGCAGCCGGCCGGCCAAGGCGGCGAGCAAGCAGGCGGCGGCGCCAACAAACGACGTCGCAGCAGACGTCCACGCGGCAGCAAACCGGCCTCCAGCGGACCGCGCAGCGAGCCTCACGGCAAGCCGCAAAACGCCACCTCCAGCGCAAGCCAGGCCGCCCCCGCCCGTCCCACGCGACGCAATCGCCGCCCAAGAGCCCACAGCCTCTAA
- a CDS encoding DUF4412 domain-containing protein: MSIHSCLQKLGRSVLLASVFLVSNAFAGHVYNLTHSDSEGGGEAESATILVDGAKVKMSGLDEDSEVIFDGSSNTLIMVNHAEKSYLKMDKESIEELSAKLSQAMEEMERQLANVPPAQRKMMERMMKGKMPAMDEPEIETTVNRTGETDTVAGYEAEKVEVSSTDGSSQELWVVPWSKLGGAEDISQAFTGMSSLFDDLMGALSQGPMAGFVDGKLKSGWLGKLQSLEGFPVMAKVYDQAGELVSETLLSDIEERAIAGSEFKAPKGYKMQKMKM; the protein is encoded by the coding sequence ATGTCTATCCACTCTTGCCTACAGAAGTTGGGGCGCAGCGTGTTGCTGGCGTCGGTGTTTTTGGTTTCGAACGCGTTCGCGGGCCATGTTTACAATCTGACGCATTCGGATTCCGAAGGAGGCGGCGAGGCGGAGAGCGCCACGATTCTCGTCGACGGGGCGAAGGTCAAGATGTCTGGCCTGGACGAGGACAGCGAAGTGATTTTCGACGGTTCGAGCAATACGTTGATCATGGTCAACCACGCGGAGAAGTCCTACTTGAAGATGGACAAGGAATCGATCGAGGAGCTCTCCGCGAAGCTTTCCCAAGCCATGGAGGAGATGGAGCGGCAGCTGGCGAACGTGCCTCCGGCTCAGCGCAAGATGATGGAGCGCATGATGAAGGGCAAAATGCCTGCCATGGACGAACCTGAGATCGAGACGACGGTTAATCGTACGGGAGAAACGGATACAGTGGCAGGGTACGAGGCCGAGAAGGTCGAGGTGAGCTCCACGGACGGCTCGTCGCAGGAGCTTTGGGTGGTCCCTTGGTCGAAGCTTGGCGGGGCGGAGGATATTTCGCAGGCCTTCACGGGTATGTCCTCGCTGTTCGACGACTTGATGGGAGCGCTCTCTCAGGGGCCGATGGCGGGGTTTGTGGACGGAAAGCTGAAGTCCGGTTGGCTCGGCAAGCTCCAGAGTCTGGAAGGGTTTCCGGTGATGGCGAAGGTCTACGACCAAGCGGGCGAGCTGGTTTCCGAGACGCTGTTGTCCGACATCGAAGAAAGGGCCATCGCTGGATCGGAGTTCAAGGCTCCCAAAGGCTACAAGATGCAGAAGATGAAGATGTAG